A window of Longimicrobiales bacterium genomic DNA:
GTGTCTACGGTGTGATGGCGTACATCGTCGGCCGCCGCACGCGCGAGATCGGCGTACGGATGGCGCTGGGCGCAGCACCGCGCGTAGTTCAGCGCGAGGTCGTGCTGCGCGCGATGATGCAGGCGGGCGCGGGCGTCGCACTCGGCCTCGGCGTGACGCTCCTGCTGGCCGACGTGCTGCGCGCGCAGGTGTTCCGGCTGAGCCCGACGGACCCGGCTACCCTCGGCGCGGTCGCGGTTCTGCTGCTCGGGTTGGCGGCGGTGTCGAGCTGGTTGCCGGCGCGGCGGGCGGCGCGGGTGGATCCGCTGGTGGCGTTGCGGAGTGAGTAGGGGGGCGCAGAAACCGAAGGACAGGGCCGCTTGGGATCCTCGATCGTCGCGTTTCGGTGAGCGCCATCGCCGATGATGCTGTAGACGAAATCGGCACCCGTGCGGTTCGCCACGAGCTGTCATATTTCCCCGGTGCGTCTATCATGACTTCGCAGGGACCGTCGCCACCTTCTATCATAGTTCGAATTCGTCGCGCTTCGCGTGCCGATCTGTGCTTCCCTATTCACCCGTGTCCGCGCCCGCGGCTGAGCAGCGCGGCGACCGCCGATAGCAGATCCTGGGGTGTGAACGGCTTGGGGAGGAAGACGATGCCGAGGTCACTCACCCGCTCCCCGATGTCCGCTTCCGTGAAGCCGGAGAGGAGCAAGACGCGGGTGTCCGGCGCTTCGCGTAGTAGGGACTCCGCCAGTTGGTCGCCCTGCATGTCGGGCAACCCGACGTCCGCGATGATCAGATCGACAGCCCGGGCGTGGAACTGGCGGGTGCCTTCCACTGCGTCCGCGGCCTCGAGCACCCGGTAGCCCGCGCGCTCCAGCACCCTCCGGATCAGCTTCCTGATCGCTTCTTCGTCCTCCACGATCAGCACCGTTTCGCCTGCCGCGTCGGTGGATGCCGGAGGAGCCTGCGGTTCCGGTTCATCGACCGCGCTCGCGACCATGGGCAGCCACACGGTGAACACCGACCCGTCACCGGGCCGACTGTCCACGTGGATCGCTCCATGGTTCTGAATCACGATGCCGTGAACCACGGCGAGGCCGAGCCCGGTGCCGCGTCCGTGCCCCTTGGTAGTGAAGAACGGCTCGAACAGGCGTTGCCTGACCTCGTCCGTCATCCCGGTTCCGGTGTCGCCGACCTGCAGGGTCGCGTACGAGCCAGGGTCCAGCCCCAGTCGCTCGGCAAGCTCACCGACGACTCGTTCGGCACGCGTACGCAGCGTGAGCGTTCCGCCGTCGGGCATCGCATCGCGGGCATTGACCGCGAGGTTCATCAGCACCTGCTGGATCTGACCCCGGTCGACCCGCACGATCAAGGGAGCGCGCTCGAGTTCCTTCTCGACCCGGATCCGCTGACCCAGCAACCGCACCAGCATGCCCAGAGTCTCCTCGACGATCGTGTTCAGGTCGATCGCACGCGGAGCTGGGACTTCCTTCCGACTGAACGATAGAAGCTGCCGGGTGAGAGCCGACGAGTGCTCGCATGCGCGCCGGATGTCCTGAACCAGCGCGAGGGCCTCCTCATCATCCACCAAATCCTCGAGGAGGGCAGCGCTACCAACGATGACCGTGAGGAGGTTGTTGAAGTCGTGCGCGACGCCGCTGGCCAGCCGCCCCAGCGCGTCGAGCTTCTGCGCTTGGCGGAGCTGCCCGACCAGTTCTTCGCGTTCCGCCTCCCTCTCCGCGACAACGCGCAGGCGCTCGATCCACCACCGCACCCGCGTTCTCCTGAATTCCGGGGGCTCCGGCGGGGCCCGCATCAGGAGTTCCGGCGGTTCGTAGTACGGATTGTCGTAGTCGCGGTCGCCGATCACGACCAGAGGGTGGCTTCGTAGAACGTCGTGAATGATGGCGTCGTCGAAACGCTCGCGGTTGTAGAAGCAGCTCACCACCATCCGCCGCCCTTCGAGAAATTCGTTGAGGCGGATTTCGTAGGGAATGAGATCGTGTTCCTCGCTCGCGGAAACGGCCCAGCTCATCTCGCCCGCGTAGCGCAACCCGCTGAAGCGGTCTCGAAGCGCCTCACGCTCCTTGCGGTCCAGGTACTCCAGCATCGCATCAGCCGAGAAGTGCCCGCCCCGGAGATAGACGTCGCGGTCGCTCAGAAGGTGCAGGGCACCCCGATCGCGCTCCGCCCGTACGTCGAATCCCTGGGCCGCCAGCTCGGCGAGCAGGCGGTCGATCCCGGGCTCGCTCGCGACATAGAGACAGCGTTCGCCTCGAGCGAAGCCGGGGCCGAGAAATGTGGCGGCGGTCGTGAAGCGCTCCCGATCGTGCTGATAGATCGGGCACACGTGGCTGCCGTGAGGGAGCCGCTTGAGGGCGTCGAGCTTGCTCATCGGGTCTTTCGGTACGGTGACGACGGCGCACGCGATAGACCGAAGATACCGGAGCGGGAACAAGGATGACAGGATGCCGCAGCCGCGCCTCGGAGCACACGCGATGGGGCTAGCATGGCTGGAACCTTCTGCGTCCGCCGCATCGTCTCGGTGAGCGGCAGAGGGCCGATTGAAGTGCCTTCAAAGGGCAGAATGCCATCACGCCAAGGAGCTGGCGTATGGCCGTTACCGCTGCAGGAGCCAGCGTCCGGCTGTGGCAGCTTCCTCGGCTGCTATCGTCAAACGCAGCAGCTCAAGATCGGCGCCATGCCTGACAGAAACGGAAACTCGCTCGGTGCTGAACCTTCTCAGGACCATGAGCGCATAGATGGCCTCGCACTGCGCAAGTGACACGCCAGACTTTGCCTGCAGGTAGGCGGAATGGCCGTTCTCATCCGAACAAGCACATCATCTACAGGCTCGACACCTTCGCATCCGACCCATGCTATCGGCGCAGTGAGCCCGTGCGGCGGGTGAGAGTCCTGCTCTGCGAGCATGTGGACCGCAAGGCGCGCAGCGACTCGAGCCTGAAAGTGTGCACCAACTCCCGTGGCGGCGCCGCCAGCGGGCATTGTCTTGGGCATAGCCTCACCGAACGGAGAAACGATGTTTCATGACGTGAAGGTCGGCCGTTCTGCATCGTTGTGCGACATGCAGAACCGCGACGGTGCGCGCAGGCACTGTCCTGTCAGTCGGCAGCCGGAAGAGTCAGGACCGGGAGCGGCATCGAATGGTGCTGCTCCCGTGTCGTTTCAGCGTGCGCGGCGTATGGACGGTACGCACTCAATTCAACAGCGCGTCCACGGCTTGGAGCAGTGCGGGAGGTGAGAACGGCTTTTCGAGGAACTCGCCTTCCGGCAGGTCCACGTCCTCGCCGGAATATCCTGACACGAACAGGATCGGGACCTCGCACCCGCTCTCACGCAGCCGATCGGCCAGCTCGAGTCCGTCCATGCCGCGCATTATCACGTCGGTGATGACGAGGTCGATGTTGGCGGCGCGCTCCTGGACGATTTGGAGCGCCGCCTCGCCATTCGCAGCCTCGAGCACGCTCCAGCCGCGCAACTGGAGGATGCGCACTGTCAGGCGGCGCACGGCGTTCTCATCGTCGACGACGAGTGCCGTCCCCGTGACACTGAGATGTGCCCGCGAGGACCTATCGCTCGATCTGGCATCCGCAACGCCATCGGCCGCCGGAAGGTAGATTCGAAAGGTCGTGCCGCGACCCCGGTCGCTCTG
This region includes:
- a CDS encoding MEDS domain-containing protein, which codes for MFPLRYLRSIACAVVTVPKDPMSKLDALKRLPHGSHVCPIYQHDRERFTTAATFLGPGFARGERCLYVASEPGIDRLLAELAAQGFDVRAERDRGALHLLSDRDVYLRGGHFSADAMLEYLDRKEREALRDRFSGLRYAGEMSWAVSASEEHDLIPYEIRLNEFLEGRRMVVSCFYNRERFDDAIIHDVLRSHPLVVIGDRDYDNPYYEPPELLMRAPPEPPEFRRTRVRWWIERLRVVAEREAEREELVGQLRQAQKLDALGRLASGVAHDFNNLLTVIVGSAALLEDLVDDEEALALVQDIRRACEHSSALTRQLLSFSRKEVPAPRAIDLNTIVEETLGMLVRLLGQRIRVEKELERAPLIVRVDRGQIQQVLMNLAVNARDAMPDGGTLTLRTRAERVVGELAERLGLDPGSYATLQVGDTGTGMTDEVRQRLFEPFFTTKGHGRGTGLGLAVVHGIVIQNHGAIHVDSRPGDGSVFTVWLPMVASAVDEPEPQAPPASTDAAGETVLIVEDEEAIRKLIRRVLERAGYRVLEAADAVEGTRQFHARAVDLIIADVGLPDMQGDQLAESLLREAPDTRVLLLSGFTEADIGERVSDLGIVFLPKPFTPQDLLSAVAALLSRGRGHG